A genomic stretch from bacterium includes:
- a CDS encoding DUF4424 family protein yields the protein MHFITLVTSEREKGKSKLLKVDTEKMSDNSKLVNISSPSQLCYSLFDGSPILKILLIALVFCNPLFADDALLFESAHNVYPINSKNIVMQAETVNIKVAPPSDSTKIYGWAKKKILVDCIFKFVNTGEAVKDALLGFPGVDETQHSFYDSNLNDFNVWIDNKPVPVNIKEETKRGENEMTGEKDVEFPVRKWYTWKVDFAKGETKTIRNTYWGYPSMWSAGTHHVISYILETGAGWKGPIGKANITIDLNKCYKK from the coding sequence ATGCATTTTATAACATTAGTTACATCTGAACGGGAAAAAGGAAAATCAAAGTTACTAAAAGTAGATACAGAGAAGATGTCTGATAATTCCAAGCTGGTAAATATATCAAGTCCTTCTCAGCTATGTTACAGTCTCTTTGATGGAAGTCCGATTCTAAAAATTCTATTGATTGCTTTGGTTTTTTGTAACCCTTTATTCGCAGATGATGCGCTGCTTTTTGAATCGGCACATAACGTATATCCTATAAATAGTAAAAATATTGTTATGCAAGCAGAAACAGTAAACATAAAAGTAGCCCCCCCCTCAGATTCAACAAAAATATACGGTTGGGCTAAGAAAAAAATTCTCGTTGATTGTATCTTTAAGTTCGTAAATACAGGAGAAGCAGTCAAAGATGCTTTATTGGGATTCCCGGGAGTTGATGAAACTCAGCATTCCTTTTACGATTCTAATCTTAACGATTTCAATGTTTGGATTGATAATAAACCCGTTCCGGTTAATATAAAAGAAGAAACAAAAAGAGGCGAAAATGAAATGACCGGGGAAAAAGACGTAGAGTTCCCGGTAAGAAAATGGTACACGTGGAAAGTAGATTTCGCAAAAGGCGAAACAAAAACAATAAGAAATACATACTGGGGTTACCCTTCAATGTGGAGTGCCGGTACGCATCATGTTATAAGTTATATATTAGAAACAGGCGCAGGCTGGAAAGGTCCAATAGGAAAAGCAAATATAACAATTGATTTAAATAAGTGTTACAAAAAA